The Syntrophales bacterium genomic sequence CCGCCCACGACCCGGCGGAAGTCGAAGCCGGGAGAGCCTGCCCCGGCGGATGCGGGGATCTCCAGGAGACGGACATTTTTCTTGGGCTGGAGGATCTCCAGGGCCTTGGGGTCGAACCCCGGGGCGATGATCACTTCCAGGAAGATCTTTGCCAGCTCCTCTGCTGTCTTCGTGTCCACCGGCCGGTTCAGGGCCACGATGCCCCCGTAGGCCGACACGGGATCCGTCTTGAGGGCCTTGAGGTAGGCCTCCACGAGGTCCCCCCCGGACGTGGCGGCGCCGCATGGGTTGGCATGCTTGATGACGATCGCCGCCGGCCGGTCGAAATCGGAGACCATCTGCCAGGCCGCATCGGCGTCCATGATGTTGTTGTAGGAGAGCTCCTTGCCCTGGAGCTGGCGAGACGTCGCCACGGCTGGGAACGCCGCTGCCGGCTCCCGGTAGAAGGCGGCCTTCTGGTGCGGGTTTTCTCCGTACCGGAGCCCCTGGGCGAGCTGGAACTGTACCGTGTAGGTGTCGGGGAACTCTTTCGTCTCGCCTTCCGGCTGAATCCGACCGAGGTAATTCGAGATCGCGGCGTCGTAGCGGGCGGTGAGCTGGAAGGTCTTTGTCGCCAGCAGGTAGTTCGTGGCCTCGGATATCTTCCCGCCGGTCTCCTGCATTTCCTGAAGGATGAGGGCGTAATCCACCGGATCCGTGACGACGCTGACGAATCGCCAGTTCTTGGCCGCCGCCCGGAGCATCGTCGGGCCGCCGATGTCGATGTTCTCGACAGCCTCCTCGAGTGTGCAGCCCGGCTTGGCGACGGTGTCTTCGAACCGGTAGAGGTTGATGACGACCATGTCGATCAGGTCGATCCCGTGCTCCCGGGTCGCGGCGATGTGCCCGGGGTTGTCCCGGAGGGCCAGGAGGCCGCCGTGGATCTTGGGGTGAAGGGTCTTGAGCCGCCCGTCCATCATTTCCGGAAAGCCGGTGTAGTCGGATACATCCACCACGGTCAATCCGCTCTTGCGGAGCTGGGCGGCGGTGCCGCCGGTGGACAGGATCTCCACGCCGGCGGCGGCGAGTCCCTTTGCAAATTCCACGATTCCCCCCTTATCGGTCACGCTGATGAGGGCTCTCTTGATCACGTTGGCTGTCATGAGGATTCTCCCGAGTTCCTTTCCTGGAATCATAAAAGGGGACTACTGTCCCCGGATCTGTTTCATGAGGGCGACGCGGCGTCCGATCAGGTCCGCCGTGCCGATGTCGGGCCGGTGGTCCACGGGGCCCTTGACGGCATTCGCGGCGCACTCCGCCACGGCCTCCGCCCCGGCCAGGGTCGCGGCGATGCCCACGACGCCGATGGCCCTGGACGTGCTCATGTACAGGCCGTCGGGCCGCTGGTCCACGGATGAATAGTAAAGGCGCGCGGCCCCCGGGTCGCCGATGGTGATCCGGGCGGCGGTGGAGGAAGCGTCGGGGTGGTCCTTCGGGAGGCCGTATCCTTTTGGGACGATATACTTGCAGACGGTCGCCTTCTGCTCGAAGCAGACCGGGAACCGGTCCAGGGTTCCGTCGGTGATGGCCCGGCACAGCTCCACGAAGTCCGACTTCAGGAGCGGGAGAATGTTCATGGCCTCCGGGTCTCCCAGGCGGGCATTGTACTCGAGGAGCTTCACGCCGCTTTTCGTGACCATGAAGCCGCCGTACATGATGCCCTTGTACAGGGAGCCCGTCTCCCGGGTGATCGCGTCCGCCACCTGCCTCGTGATCGCCAGGCCGTCCGCCACGTCCCGCTCCGTCAGGAACGGCAGCAGGTGATCCTCGCAGGAGTAGGATCCCATGCCTCCCGTGTTGGGGCCCCGGTCGCCGACAAAGCGCCGCTTGTGGTCCTGCACGGCCGGTGTTGCGACGACGGTCTTCCCGTCGCAGAAGCACTGCAGGGAAAATTCCTCCCCCTCCAGCTTTTCCTCGACGATCACCGAAGGGTGCTCCACCAGGACCTGCCGGCAGTAGGCGAGGGCCTCCTCCCGGGTCTCGAAATGGTCTCCCTGGACCAGGACGCCCTTGCCCCCCGTGAGGCCGTCGGGCTTGATCACGATCCCCTCCAGTTCGGACAGGAATGTCTCCAGGCCGTCCGGAG encodes the following:
- the purD gene encoding phosphoribosylamine--glycine ligase, yielding MSSVLLIGNGAREHAMAETLIRSATRPRLFACMKANNPGIASLSQDVLLGSYSDLNAITSFARSARVDLALVGPEDPLNEGVVDALREAGIPAVGPTKDLARLETSKSFTRDLVEKYGIPGNPRYRVFTSPDGLETFLSELEGIVIKPDGLTGGKGVLVQGDHFETREEALAYCRQVLVEHPSVIVEEKLEGEEFSLQCFCDGKTVVATPAVQDHKRRFVGDRGPNTGGMGSYSCEDHLLPFLTERDVADGLAITRQVADAITRETGSLYKGIMYGGFMVTKSGVKLLEYNARLGDPEAMNILPLLKSDFVELCRAITDGTLDRFPVCFEQKATVCKYIVPKGYGLPKDHPDASSTAARITIGDPGAARLYYSSVDQRPDGLYMSTSRAIGVVGIAATLAGAEAVAECAANAVKGPVDHRPDIGTADLIGRRVALMKQIRGQ
- the purH gene encoding bifunctional phosphoribosylaminoimidazolecarboxamide formyltransferase/IMP cyclohydrolase, producing MTANVIKRALISVTDKGGIVEFAKGLAAAGVEILSTGGTAAQLRKSGLTVVDVSDYTGFPEMMDGRLKTLHPKIHGGLLALRDNPGHIAATREHGIDLIDMVVINLYRFEDTVAKPGCTLEEAVENIDIGGPTMLRAAAKNWRFVSVVTDPVDYALILQEMQETGGKISEATNYLLATKTFQLTARYDAAISNYLGRIQPEGETKEFPDTYTVQFQLAQGLRYGENPHQKAAFYREPAAAFPAVATSRQLQGKELSYNNIMDADAAWQMVSDFDRPAAIVIKHANPCGAATSGGDLVEAYLKALKTDPVSAYGGIVALNRPVDTKTAEELAKIFLEVIIAPGFDPKALEILQPKKNVRLLEIPASAGAGSPGFDFRRVVGGLLLQERDTDAFDLRQAKVVTKRAPTEEEYQALDFAWRVVKHVKSNAIVLATKDQLVGVGAGQMSRVDSVKIARMKANLPTQGTVLGSDAFFPFRDNVDLAAEAGVTAIVQPGGSVRDDEAIQAADEHGMAMIFTGRRHFKH